In a single window of the Serratia quinivorans genome:
- the malL_1 gene encoding Oligo-1,6-glucosidase: MSPMPTATQPTLYRIHPVSFRDGNGDGVGDTHGMIAALPYLSTLSIDGLVLPQALAAQEEAAVVAQGLALWYCDGPNHIRRAAAPQQYLRSPLALEVVPFSVERLVEVLSARRTTLAESLWSTGDADQPRVVSHWGQGNLRSADAFLTLLAMLPAPICLYQGEELGLPHAAGLQDPLGAQTPMPWHEAPEQVTAGEIHWYQQVAIEHRALAISRQQYDNQSTLRYCQSLLALRRLAVIQQGELSAVSQSNGVVRLLITHQDQCLEALINLQPYTQAAAPSEATLPLAWQHGAQQEGHQWVLAGFASAIFTRNVNCESRGVTHG; encoded by the coding sequence ATGTCGCCAATGCCTACCGCCACTCAACCCACCCTGTATCGGATCCATCCGGTCAGTTTCCGTGATGGAAACGGGGATGGAGTGGGCGACACCCACGGCATGATTGCGGCCTTGCCCTACCTGAGCACGCTGTCGATTGACGGCCTGGTGTTGCCACAGGCGTTGGCGGCCCAGGAGGAAGCGGCGGTCGTTGCCCAGGGGTTGGCCCTGTGGTACTGCGACGGGCCAAACCACATTCGTCGCGCCGCGGCACCGCAACAATATTTGCGCAGCCCACTGGCGCTGGAAGTGGTGCCCTTTAGCGTGGAGAGGCTGGTTGAGGTTTTGAGTGCTCGCCGCACCACGTTGGCAGAAAGCCTGTGGAGCACCGGTGATGCTGACCAGCCTCGGGTGGTCAGCCACTGGGGGCAGGGTAACTTGCGCTCCGCCGATGCTTTTTTGACGCTGTTGGCGATGCTGCCCGCACCCATTTGCCTGTATCAGGGGGAAGAGCTGGGCTTGCCGCACGCCGCTGGTCTGCAGGATCCGCTCGGCGCGCAAACGCCGATGCCCTGGCATGAAGCCCCTGAGCAAGTGACCGCCGGTGAGATCCACTGGTATCAGCAGGTGGCGATTGAACATCGCGCGCTGGCCATCAGTCGCCAGCAGTATGACAACCAATCCACCTTGCGTTACTGCCAGTCCTTGCTGGCGCTGCGCCGTTTAGCGGTGATCCAGCAGGGAGAACTGAGCGCGGTCAGCCAGAGTAATGGTGTCGTTAGATTACTTATTACCCATCAGGATCAATGCCTTGAAGCGCTGATTAACCTGCAGCCTTATACTCAGGCGGCCGCACCGTCTGAGGCGACCTTGCCACTGGCTTGGCAGCACGGTGCACAGCAAGAGGGTCATCAATGGGTTTTGGCGGGTTTTGCGTCCGCCATTTTTACACGAAATGTTAACTGCGAAAGCAGGGGAGTAACGCATGGCTAG
- a CDS encoding maltose regulon periplasmic protein: MKKNLLSLCLSLALTVGAPLVANADTPANVSIAPAISSSTLQSLPWQPLVPPVSQDVKLDNVSPQINQGDIQGAIAAYTLPADRGSLEVTLSSISKNNSIYAPSVLVLDEHLRPAAYYPSSYFPYQPPGAMSSDRLEGTLKLTPALGQKQIYLLVYTTRQDLAKTTQLTNPAKAYAQGVGNAVPDIPDPIASHSTSGTIKLKVTAEQGSGNIMIGMLQPAPAAAPVVVGSTAAVAAAPTPAPAPTKPAEPMLNDTESYFNNGIKQAVKAGDIDKALKLMNEAEKLGSTTARETFIGSVKGKG, from the coding sequence ATGAAAAAGAATCTGCTGTCTCTATGCCTGTCACTGGCTCTTACCGTTGGTGCGCCACTGGTGGCCAATGCCGATACGCCGGCCAATGTATCCATCGCTCCTGCTATTAGTTCCAGCACGCTGCAAAGCCTGCCATGGCAACCGCTGGTACCGCCGGTCAGCCAGGATGTGAAACTGGATAATGTCAGCCCGCAAATTAATCAGGGTGACATTCAGGGGGCTATCGCCGCCTATACGCTGCCGGCCGATCGCGGCTCGCTGGAAGTCACACTGAGCAGTATCAGCAAGAACAACTCAATTTACGCGCCGAGCGTACTGGTGCTGGATGAACACCTGCGTCCGGCGGCCTATTACCCGAGCAGCTATTTCCCTTATCAGCCACCGGGTGCGATGTCATCCGATCGCCTTGAGGGCACGCTGAAACTGACGCCGGCACTGGGCCAAAAGCAGATTTATTTGCTGGTATACACCACCCGTCAAGATCTGGCGAAAACCACCCAATTGACTAACCCGGCGAAGGCTTATGCGCAGGGCGTGGGTAACGCGGTACCGGATATTCCGGATCCGATCGCCAGCCACAGCACCAGCGGCACCATCAAACTGAAAGTTACTGCCGAGCAGGGCAGCGGCAATATCATGATTGGTATGCTGCAACCGGCACCGGCGGCGGCACCAGTGGTGGTGGGATCAACCGCGGCGGTTGCTGCAGCACCGACTCCGGCACCGGCTCCAACCAAACCGGCGGAACCGATGTTGAATGACACCGAAAGTTACTTTAACAACGGCATCAAACAGGCAGTGAAGGCGGGGGATATCGATAAAGCGCTGAAACTGATGAATGAGGCTGAAAAACTGGGTTCTACCACAGCGCGTGAAACGTTTATTGGCAGCGTGAAAGGCAAGGGGTAG
- the rihB_1 gene encoding Pyrimidine-specific ribonucleoside hydrolase rihB — translation MRLIIDCDPGNGIPGANVDDGLALALALAAKPQLSLELISIVAGNTPRDVGFAVASHLLQQTGYQVPVVAGATRALSEAPEPWRTHLDRAITDPQLATLWRNTPYPQAATIPTPNAAVAIGELICNHPGEITLAAIGPLTNVAHALQLYPQMAQAVKEIVIMGGVFNVEGYIKDTNFGLDPEAARQVLTSGANITLAPLDVTTQTMLTQADLAQMTQPDTPLCRYLRTTTQPWIDYSRHTRHLPGCWIHDALVIAWLLEPQLVTTEEYFVDVALEGAITRGSSRRWRPESLRLTVGMPEAEGRPVRIMQQVDNARLLALIGETLADE, via the coding sequence ATGCGTTTGATTATTGATTGCGATCCCGGCAACGGCATTCCCGGTGCCAACGTTGACGACGGGCTGGCCCTGGCGCTGGCGCTGGCAGCCAAACCTCAGCTCTCACTGGAGCTGATCAGCATCGTGGCCGGCAATACGCCGCGCGACGTCGGTTTTGCCGTGGCCAGCCATTTGTTGCAGCAAACCGGTTATCAGGTGCCGGTGGTGGCTGGCGCAACGCGAGCATTGAGCGAAGCGCCAGAACCCTGGCGCACCCATCTGGATCGGGCGATTACCGATCCGCAGCTAGCCACCCTGTGGCGTAATACGCCTTATCCCCAAGCCGCCACAATACCCACCCCCAACGCCGCCGTAGCGATCGGCGAGTTGATCTGCAATCACCCCGGCGAGATAACCCTGGCAGCAATCGGCCCGCTGACCAACGTCGCCCATGCCTTGCAGTTGTACCCGCAGATGGCGCAGGCGGTGAAGGAAATCGTGATTATGGGTGGGGTGTTCAACGTCGAGGGTTACATCAAGGACACCAATTTCGGCCTGGATCCGGAAGCGGCCAGGCAGGTGCTGACCAGCGGTGCCAATATCACGCTCGCTCCGCTGGATGTCACCACGCAAACCATGCTGACGCAGGCTGACCTGGCCCAAATGACCCAGCCGGATACGCCGCTGTGCCGCTACCTGCGAACCACCACTCAGCCCTGGATCGACTACTCCCGCCATACCCGCCATTTGCCGGGCTGCTGGATCCATGATGCACTGGTGATTGCCTGGCTGCTGGAACCGCAGTTGGTCACCACTGAGGAATATTTTGTCGATGTGGCGCTGGAAGGAGCCATAACGCGCGGCAGCTCCCGTCGCTGGCGACCGGAAAGTCTGCGCCTGACGGTCGGCATGCCGGAAGCCGAAGGTCGACCGGTGCGGATAATGCAGCAGGTGGACAATGCGCGCCTGCTGGCGTTGATCGGTGAAACACTGGCCGACGAATGA
- the malE gene encoding Maltodextrin-binding protein, which produces MTRSFTTARTLVLSALTTLVLSSSTFAKIEEGKLVIWINGDKGYNGLAEVGKKFEKDTGIKVTIEHPDKLEEKYPQVAATGDGPDIIFWAHDRFGGYAQSGLLAEIHPSKAFQDKLFPFTWDAVRYDGKLIGYPIAVEALSLIYNKDLIKQAPKTWEEIPALDKELRAKGKSAIMWNLQEPYFTWPIIAADGGYAFKYENGKYNIKDVGVANTGSQAGLQFIVDLVKNKHINADTDYSIAEAAFNKGQTAMTINGPWAWSNIEQSKINYGVTLLPTFKGKPSKPFVGVLTAGINAASPNKELATEFLENYLLTNEGLADVNKDKPLGAVALKSYQEQLAKDPKIAATMENSQNGEIMPNIPQMSAFWYAERSAVINAVSGRQTVKAALDDVQTRITK; this is translated from the coding sequence ATGACTCGCAGCTTTACCACCGCCCGCACACTGGTGCTTTCGGCTCTGACCACGTTGGTGCTTTCTTCTTCCACCTTCGCCAAGATCGAGGAAGGGAAACTGGTTATCTGGATCAACGGCGATAAGGGCTATAACGGCCTGGCCGAGGTCGGCAAAAAATTTGAGAAAGACACCGGTATCAAAGTCACCATCGAGCACCCGGATAAGCTGGAAGAGAAATACCCACAGGTTGCCGCCACCGGCGACGGCCCGGATATTATCTTCTGGGCCCATGACCGCTTTGGCGGCTACGCGCAGTCGGGCCTGCTGGCCGAAATCCATCCTTCCAAAGCCTTCCAGGACAAACTGTTCCCATTCACCTGGGACGCGGTGCGCTACGACGGCAAGCTGATCGGCTACCCGATCGCGGTGGAAGCGCTGTCGCTGATTTATAACAAAGACCTGATCAAACAGGCGCCAAAAACCTGGGAAGAGATCCCGGCGCTGGACAAAGAGCTGCGCGCCAAAGGCAAGAGCGCCATCATGTGGAACCTGCAAGAACCCTACTTCACCTGGCCGATTATCGCTGCCGACGGCGGTTATGCCTTCAAGTATGAGAACGGCAAGTACAACATCAAGGACGTAGGCGTGGCCAATACCGGTTCACAGGCAGGCCTGCAGTTCATCGTCGATCTGGTGAAAAACAAACACATCAACGCCGATACCGATTACTCGATTGCCGAAGCCGCGTTCAATAAAGGCCAGACCGCGATGACCATCAATGGCCCATGGGCCTGGTCAAACATCGAACAAAGCAAAATCAACTACGGCGTGACCCTGCTGCCAACCTTTAAAGGCAAGCCTTCCAAACCTTTCGTCGGCGTACTGACCGCCGGGATCAACGCCGCCAGCCCGAACAAAGAGCTGGCGACCGAATTCCTGGAAAACTACCTGCTGACCAACGAAGGGCTGGCGGACGTCAACAAGGACAAACCGCTGGGCGCTGTAGCACTGAAGTCCTATCAGGAACAACTGGCGAAAGATCCGAAGATTGCCGCCACCATGGAAAACTCACAGAACGGCGAAATCATGCCGAATATCCCGCAGATGAGCGCCTTCTGGTATGCCGAGCGCAGTGCGGTGATCAACGCCGTCAGCGGCCGCCAGACGGTGAAAGCCGCGCTGGATGACGTACAGACCCGTATCACCAAGTAA
- the malF gene encoding Maltose transport system permease protein malF, translated as MQLAHAGSPARKKSKWWQSDILKWLVIGLFSLVTCYLIVLMYAQGEYLFAILTLILVSAGLYVFANRRAYAWRYVYPGIAGMGLFVLFPLICTIAIAFTNYSSTNQLTFERAQSVLMQRQFQTGKTFTFGLYPAENQRWRLQLTHPDNGQQLISQPFSFDANAPQTLKLVEESAEPAGERATLRVITQNRQALSQLVAQLPDGGELRMSSLRQFSGTSPLYALDKDSNALTDQQTHIQYRPNPEIGFYQAVNADGNWAKETLSPGYTVTIGGKNFLRVLQDEGIKKPFVSIFIWTIVFSVMTVILTVAVGMVLACVVQWEALKGKAIYRVMLILPYAVPSFISILIFKGLFNQSFGEINMMLSHLFGIKPAWFSDPVTAKSMILIVNTWLGYPYMMILCMGLLKAIPDDLYEASAMDGATPMQNFFRITLPLLIKPLTPLMIASFAFNFNNFVLIQLLTNGGPDMIGTTTPAGYTDLLVSYTYRIAFEGGGGQDFGLAAAIATLIFLLVGALAILNLKASKMNFD; from the coding sequence ATGCAATTAGCTCACGCCGGTTCACCTGCGCGCAAAAAGTCGAAGTGGTGGCAGAGTGACATACTGAAATGGCTGGTTATCGGCCTGTTCAGCCTGGTTACCTGCTATCTGATTGTGTTGATGTATGCACAGGGTGAATACCTGTTTGCCATTCTGACGCTGATTCTGGTCAGCGCCGGGCTTTACGTCTTCGCTAACCGCCGCGCCTACGCCTGGCGCTACGTTTACCCTGGCATCGCCGGCATGGGGCTGTTTGTCCTGTTTCCGCTGATTTGCACTATCGCCATCGCCTTTACCAACTACAGCAGCACCAATCAGCTCACCTTTGAGCGCGCCCAGTCGGTGCTGATGCAACGTCAATTCCAGACCGGCAAGACCTTTACCTTCGGCCTGTATCCGGCGGAAAACCAACGCTGGCGTCTGCAGTTAACCCACCCGGACAACGGCCAGCAGCTGATTTCCCAGCCTTTCAGCTTTGATGCCAACGCACCGCAAACGCTAAAACTGGTCGAAGAAAGCGCCGAACCGGCAGGCGAGCGCGCCACGCTGCGGGTGATCACTCAAAACCGTCAGGCACTGAGCCAACTGGTGGCACAATTACCGGACGGCGGTGAGCTGCGCATGAGTTCCCTGCGCCAGTTTTCCGGTACCAGTCCGCTTTACGCACTGGATAAGGACAGCAATGCGCTGACCGACCAACAGACCCATATTCAATACCGGCCGAACCCGGAGATTGGCTTTTATCAGGCGGTGAACGCCGACGGTAACTGGGCAAAAGAAACGCTAAGTCCGGGCTATACCGTCACCATTGGCGGGAAAAACTTCCTGCGTGTGTTACAGGACGAAGGCATCAAGAAGCCGTTCGTGTCGATCTTCATCTGGACCATCGTGTTCTCGGTGATGACCGTGATCCTCACCGTGGCGGTAGGCATGGTGCTGGCCTGCGTGGTGCAGTGGGAAGCGCTGAAAGGCAAAGCAATCTATCGCGTGATGCTGATACTGCCCTACGCGGTGCCGTCGTTTATTTCGATTCTGATTTTCAAGGGGTTGTTCAACCAAAGCTTCGGTGAAATCAACATGATGCTCAGCCATCTGTTCGGTATCAAACCGGCCTGGTTCAGCGACCCTGTCACCGCCAAAAGCATGATTTTGATCGTCAATACCTGGCTGGGTTATCCGTACATGATGATCCTGTGCATGGGGCTGCTGAAGGCGATCCCGGACGACCTTTACGAGGCTTCGGCGATGGACGGCGCCACCCCGATGCAGAACTTTTTCCGCATCACTCTGCCGCTGCTGATTAAACCGCTGACGCCGCTGATGATCGCCAGTTTCGCCTTCAACTTTAATAACTTCGTGCTGATCCAACTGTTGACCAACGGCGGGCCGGACATGATCGGTACCACCACGCCGGCCGGTTATACCGACCTGCTGGTCAGCTACACCTACCGCATCGCCTTCGAAGGCGGCGGCGGACAGGACTTCGGGCTGGCGGCGGCAATTGCCACGCTGATCTTCCTGCTGGTGGGCGCCCTGGCGATCCTGAATCTGAAAGCCAGCAAGATGAACTTCGACTAG
- the lamB gene encoding Maltose-inducible porin — protein MTTLRKLPLALAIAAGVLTTQAMAVDFKGYARSGIGWTGSGGEQQCFKATGADSKYRLGNECETYAELKLGQEVWKEGDKSFYFDTNLAYSVSQRSDWEDVTPGFREVNVQGKNLIEWLPGANMWAGKRFYQRHDVHMIDFYYWDISGPGAGLENIDLGFGKLSAAVTRNSESGGSYGYLDNELDQRPTVNDTFDVRLAGLELNPGGTLELGLDYGRANAQDGYSLADGASKDGWLVTAEHTQSILTGYNKFVLQYATDSMTSQNNGRNQGSTIDNNGKMIRVLDHGAIDFNDQWAMMYVAMFQDIDRDNNNGSTWYTVGVRPMYKWTPIMSTLLEAGYDNVKSQRTGDRNGQYKVTLAQQWQAGNSIWSRPAIRVFATYAKWDEKWGYATSSDAEGNPGLKAGTAYNDTSMHTFSRGNDDEVTFGAQMEIWW, from the coding sequence ATGACTACTCTGCGCAAACTTCCTCTGGCACTGGCAATCGCCGCTGGTGTTCTCACCACTCAGGCCATGGCCGTTGATTTTAAAGGCTATGCCCGTTCCGGCATCGGCTGGACCGGCAGTGGCGGTGAGCAACAGTGCTTCAAGGCCACCGGCGCCGACAGCAAATACCGTCTCGGTAACGAATGTGAAACCTACGCCGAACTGAAGCTGGGTCAGGAAGTGTGGAAAGAGGGCGACAAAAGCTTCTACTTCGATACCAACCTGGCTTACTCGGTTTCACAACGTTCCGACTGGGAAGACGTGACGCCAGGCTTCCGTGAAGTGAACGTGCAGGGTAAAAACCTGATCGAATGGCTGCCGGGGGCCAATATGTGGGCCGGTAAGCGCTTCTATCAGCGTCATGATGTTCACATGATTGACTTCTACTACTGGGATATCTCAGGTCCGGGTGCCGGTCTGGAGAATATCGATCTGGGCTTCGGCAAACTGTCTGCTGCCGTGACCCGCAACTCCGAATCCGGCGGTTCTTACGGTTATCTGGATAATGAACTGGACCAACGTCCGACCGTCAACGACACCTTCGACGTGCGTCTGGCCGGTCTGGAATTGAACCCGGGCGGTACCCTGGAGCTGGGGCTGGACTACGGTCGGGCTAACGCGCAGGACGGCTACAGCCTGGCTGACGGTGCCAGCAAAGACGGTTGGTTGGTGACTGCGGAACATACCCAGAGCATCCTGACCGGCTACAACAAGTTCGTGCTGCAATACGCCACAGATTCGATGACCTCGCAGAACAACGGCCGTAACCAGGGGTCAACCATCGACAACAACGGCAAGATGATCCGCGTGCTGGATCACGGTGCCATCGACTTCAACGATCAATGGGCGATGATGTATGTCGCCATGTTCCAGGACATCGATCGCGACAACAACAACGGCAGCACCTGGTACACCGTGGGCGTGCGCCCAATGTACAAATGGACGCCTATCATGAGCACCCTGCTGGAAGCCGGTTACGACAACGTGAAATCCCAGCGCACTGGCGATCGCAACGGCCAGTACAAGGTCACCCTGGCGCAACAGTGGCAGGCGGGCAACAGCATCTGGTCACGTCCGGCTATCCGCGTATTTGCGACCTACGCCAAGTGGGATGAGAAATGGGGCTACGCGACCTCCAGCGACGCAGAGGGCAATCCAGGTCTGAAAGCCGGCACCGCGTATAACGACACCAGCATGCACACCTTCAGCCGTGGCAATGACGATGAAGTCACCTTCGGCGCCCAGATGGAAATCTGGTGGTAA
- the malK_1 gene encoding Maltose/maltodextrin import ATP-binding protein MalK, producing MASVTLRSVYKAFGETVISKDVNLTINDGEFVVFVGPSGCGKSTLLRMIAGLEDITSGELMIGDKRMNEVPPSERGIGMVFQSYALYPHLSVADNMSFGLKLAGAKKAEINQRVNQVSEVLQLAHLLDRRPKALSGGQRQRVAIGRTLVAEPDVFLLDEPLSNLDAALRVQMRIEISRLHKRLQRTMIYVTHDQVEAMTLADKIVVLDAGRVAQIGKPLELYHYPANRFVAGFIGSPKMNFLPVKVTAVEPQQVQVELPNSQLVWLPVEGTQVQAGSNMSLGIRPEHLLPGDASEVRLTGDVQVVEQLGNETQIHIQIPAIRQNLVYRQNDVVLVEEGATFAIGLPPHRCHLFREDGTACKRLHQEPGV from the coding sequence ATGGCTAGCGTCACATTGCGCAGCGTTTATAAGGCTTTCGGCGAAACGGTGATTTCCAAAGACGTCAATCTGACGATCAATGACGGTGAGTTTGTGGTGTTTGTCGGGCCATCGGGCTGCGGCAAATCGACGCTGCTGCGCATGATCGCCGGGCTGGAGGACATAACCTCCGGTGAGCTGATGATCGGCGATAAACGTATGAATGAGGTGCCGCCGTCCGAGCGCGGCATCGGCATGGTATTCCAGTCTTACGCGCTGTATCCGCACCTGTCGGTGGCCGACAACATGTCGTTCGGCCTGAAGCTGGCCGGGGCTAAAAAAGCGGAAATCAATCAGCGGGTCAATCAGGTATCGGAAGTGCTGCAACTGGCTCACCTGCTCGACCGGCGGCCAAAAGCGCTGTCCGGCGGGCAGCGTCAGCGGGTGGCGATCGGCCGTACGCTGGTGGCAGAGCCGGACGTGTTCCTGCTCGATGAGCCGCTGTCCAACCTCGACGCCGCGCTACGGGTACAGATGCGCATTGAGATCTCCCGTCTGCACAAGCGTCTGCAGCGCACCATGATTTACGTCACCCACGATCAGGTTGAAGCGATGACGCTGGCCGACAAGATCGTGGTGCTGGATGCCGGGCGCGTCGCCCAGATCGGCAAACCGTTGGAGCTGTACCACTATCCAGCCAACCGCTTTGTCGCCGGCTTTATCGGATCGCCGAAAATGAATTTCCTGCCGGTTAAAGTGACCGCCGTAGAGCCTCAACAGGTCCAGGTCGAACTGCCTAACAGTCAACTGGTGTGGTTACCGGTGGAAGGCACGCAGGTGCAGGCCGGCTCGAACATGTCACTGGGCATTCGCCCGGAGCATCTGTTGCCTGGTGATGCCTCTGAAGTTCGGCTGACCGGTGACGTACAGGTGGTGGAGCAACTCGGCAACGAGACGCAAATCCACATCCAAATCCCGGCAATTCGTCAAAACCTGGTTTACCGCCAGAACGACGTGGTGCTGGTAGAAGAAGGTGCAACATTCGCCATTGGCCTGCCGCCTCACCGCTGCCATCTGTTCCGTGAAGACGGTACGGCATGTAAACGGCTGCACCAGGAGCCGGGCGTTTAA